One Xiphophorus hellerii strain 12219 chromosome 24, Xiphophorus_hellerii-4.1, whole genome shotgun sequence DNA window includes the following coding sequences:
- the LOC116716047 gene encoding cystathionine beta-synthase-like, with protein MPSVPSSKEAVKDPVCPHSAKLHGQANGDAKLQEGSFPVAANEDSGKTIQINTKNPAVDRKWIRPDLPSRCTWSLEASKADSPHGHFSKSASPTILPDILHRIGDTPMVQINKIPKAFGVKCEILAKCEFFNAGGSVKDRISLRMVEDAERAGILKPGDTIIEPTSGNTGIGLALAAAVKGYRCIIVMPEKMSMEKVDVLRALGAEIVRTPTSARFDSPESHVGVAWRLKNEIPDSHILDQYRNPSNPLAHYDTTAEEILKQCDGKLDMLVAGAGTGGTITGIARKLKEKCPNIRIIGVDPEGSILAEPEEINKTDKTQYEVEGIGYDFIPTVLDRSVVDTWYKSNDEESFNMARLLIRDEGLLCGGSSGTAMAAAVKFAKELKEGQRCVVILPDSIRNYMSKFLSDKWMVQKGFLREEDIMVKKPWWWNLKVQSLNLSAPLTVLPTVSCQQTIKILKEKGFDQAPVVDNAGVILGMVTLGNMLSSILAGKIKLSDPVSKVLYKQFKQIRLNDNLGNLSRILEIDHFALVVHEQIQYLTSGSTALKQMVFGVVTAVDLLNFVTGRERRERSVSESTDEL; from the exons ATGCCATCTGTTCCCTCATCCAAGGAGGCCGTCAAAGACCCCGTGTGCCCTCACTCTGCCAAGCTGCACGGCCAGGCCAACGGAGACGCCAAGCTCCAAGAGGGCTCGTTTCCCGTCGCCGCCAACGAAGACTCCGGCAAAACCATtcagatcaacacaaagaacCCCGCTGTAGACAGGAAGTGGATCCGGCCGGACCTCCCCAGCCGCTGCACGTGGAGCCTGGAGGCCTCCAAAGCAGACTCGCCCCACGGACATTTTTCAAA GTCTGCCtcccccaccatccttccagacATCCTGCATCGGATCGGCGACACTCCCATGGTACAGATCAACAAGATCCCCAAAGCGTTTGGAGTCAAATGTGAAATAC tggccAAGTGTGAGTTCTTCAACGCTGGAGGCAGCGTGAAGGACAGGATCAGCCTGCGGATGGTTGAAGATGCAGAGAGAGCGGGCATCCTCAAGCCTGGAGATACCATCATAGAGCCCACCTCTGGAAACACAG GTATCGGACTGGCCCTGGCTGCTGCTGTTAAAGGTTACCGCTGCATCATCGTCATGCCTGAGAAGATGAGCATGGAGAAG GTGGATGTGCTCAGAGCTCTCGGAGCCGAGATCGTCCGAACCCCCACCAGCGCTCGTTTCGATTCCCCCGAGTCTCACGTGGGCGTGGCCTGGCGCCTGAAGAACGAGATCCCAGACTCGCACATCCTGGACCAGTACCGTAACCCTAGCAACCCGCTGGCTCACTACGACACCACGGCCGAGGAGATCCTGAAGCAATGCGACG GTAAATTGGACATGCTGGTGGCCGGAGCAGGAACAGGAGGAACCATCACAGGCATCGCCCGCAAACTGAAGGAGAAATGCCCCAACATCAGA ATTATTGGTGTCGACCCAGAAGGTTCCATCCTGGCCGAGCCTGAGGAGATCAATAAGACCGATAAGACCCAGTACGAAGTGGAGGGAATCGGCTACGACTTCATCCCCACTGTCCTCGACAGATCA gTTGTTGATACTTGGTACAAATCCAACGATGAAGAGTCCTTCAATATGGCCCGCCTGCTCATCAGGGATGAAGGACTCCTTTGTG GGGGCAGCTCTGGGACTGCCATGGCTGCAGCTGTGAAGTTCGCCAAAGAGCTGAAGGAGGGCCAGCGCTGCGTCGTCATCCTGCCGGACTCCATCCGCAACTACAT GTCAAAGTTCCTGAGTGATAAGTGGATGGTCCAGAAAGGCTTCCTGAGGGAGGAGGACATCATGGTGAAGAAGCCTTG GTGGTGGAACCTGAAGGTGCAGAGCCTGAACCTGTCAGCGCCGCTCACCGTCCTGCCGACCGTCAGCTGCCAGCAGACCATCAAGATCCTGAAGGAGAAGGGTTTCGACCAGGCGCCCGTGGTGGACAACGCTGG GGTGATTCTGGGAATGGTGACGCTGGGAAACATGCTGTCATCGATTCTCGCCGGGAAGATCAAGCTGTCCGATCCTGTCAGCAAAGTTCTCTACAAGCAGTTCAAACAG ATACGCCTGAATGATAATTTGGGAAACTTGTCTCGCATTCTGGAAATCGACCACTTTGCCCTGGTGGTGCATGAACAGATCCAAT ACCTGACCAGTGGCTCGACCGCTCTGAAGCAGATGGTTTTCGGCGTGGTGACAGCCGTCGACCTGCTCAACTTTGTCACTGGCCGGGAACGGAGAGAGCGCTCCGTGTCAGAGTCCACTGATGAGCTgtg a
- the LOC116716048 gene encoding splicing factor U2AF 35 kDa subunit isoform X1, with protein sequence MAEYLASIFGTEKDKVNCSFYFKIGACRHGDRCSRLHNKPTFSQTILIQNIYRNPQNSAQTADASRCAVSDVEMQEHYDEFFEEVFTEMEEKYGEVEEMNVCDNLGDHLVGNVYVKFRREEDAEKAVMDLNNRWFNAQPIHAELSPVTDFREACCRQYEMGECTRGGFCNFMHLKPISRELRRELYGRRRKKHRSRSRSRERRSRSKDRRRGDRERRKSRDRERSGRF encoded by the exons ATGGCGGAGTATCTGGCGTCCATCTTCGGCACAGAAAAAGACAA GGTAAATTGTTCCTTCTATTTCAAAATTGGAGCCTGCAGACATGGAGACCGATGCTCAAGATTGCACAATAAACCAACCTTCAGCCAG ACCATCTTGATCCAGAACATCTACCGTAACCCTCAGAACAGCGCTCAGACTGCCGACGCCTCTCGCT GTGCCGTGAGCGATGTGGAAATGCAGGAACATTACGACGAGTTCTTTGAG GAGGTGTTCACAGAGATGGAGGAGAAGTAtggagaggtggaggagatgaaTGTCTGTGATAACCTCGGTGACCACCTTGTCGGCAATGTATATGTGAAG TTTCGTCGTGAGGAGGACGCAGAGAAAGCAGTCATGGACCTGAACAACCGTTGGTTCAACGCCCAGCCCATCCACGCAGAGCTGTCCCCGGTCACTGACTTCAGAGAAGCCTGCTGCCGCCAGTATGAAATGGG GGAATGCACCCGAGGAGGATTCTGCAACTTCATGCATCTGAAGCCCATATCACGGGAACTCCGTAGGGAGCTCTACGGCCGCCGCAGGAAAAA GCACCGCTCTCGTTCCCGCTCCCGAGAACGGCGCTCCCGCTCCAAGGATCGACGGCGGGGCGATCGCGAGAGGCGGAAGTCCAGGGACCGGGAGCGGTCCGGGAGGTTCTGA
- the LOC116716048 gene encoding splicing factor U2AF 35 kDa subunit isoform X2: MQEHYDEFFEEVFTEMEEKYGEVEEMNVCDNLGDHLVGNVYVKFRREEDAEKAVMDLNNRWFNAQPIHAELSPVTDFREACCRQYEMGECTRGGFCNFMHLKPISRELRRELYGRRRKKHRSRSRSRERRSRSKDRRRGDRERRKSRDRERSGRF, from the exons ATGCAGGAACATTACGACGAGTTCTTTGAG GAGGTGTTCACAGAGATGGAGGAGAAGTAtggagaggtggaggagatgaaTGTCTGTGATAACCTCGGTGACCACCTTGTCGGCAATGTATATGTGAAG TTTCGTCGTGAGGAGGACGCAGAGAAAGCAGTCATGGACCTGAACAACCGTTGGTTCAACGCCCAGCCCATCCACGCAGAGCTGTCCCCGGTCACTGACTTCAGAGAAGCCTGCTGCCGCCAGTATGAAATGGG GGAATGCACCCGAGGAGGATTCTGCAACTTCATGCATCTGAAGCCCATATCACGGGAACTCCGTAGGGAGCTCTACGGCCGCCGCAGGAAAAA GCACCGCTCTCGTTCCCGCTCCCGAGAACGGCGCTCCCGCTCCAAGGATCGACGGCGGGGCGATCGCGAGAGGCGGAAGTCCAGGGACCGGGAGCGGTCCGGGAGGTTCTGA
- the btla gene encoding B- and T-lymphocyte attenuator, with translation MRLEHRWVVLIWSIWTVQFLTTEADDDDCTTDLKVRRNTIYKASLGQELRIECPVVFCNNLPPTICWYKVKEQDICLNDNNSNHIKTEWKMSNPSEGIFYLLFQSIIISDSGEYQCEGGGSRSHIIYINVYDMDTNDTRKPITNDTNDKPESDPADTFLMYMYSAAGIGSFVIIVIIISVICMVGCKGKSKKEKQKENQYMEMPLAERVVPNTTGIQHSPRGSPNPLPPRRPSGRKTTGQPAELTPSRDNQPPYGQRTRDRNRNGAQAEEAGSVVYAALNHVPPQREAPQPQRQIEETEYAAIRLV, from the exons ATGAGGCTTGAGCACCGCTGGGTTGTCCTGATTTGGTCCATTTGGACCGTCCAGTTCCTCACCACTGAGGCTGACG ATGACGACTGCACAACAGATCTAAAAGTTCGTCGGAACACGATTTATAAAGCGTCTCTGGGACAAGAACTCAGGATTGAATGTCCAGTTGTGTTCTGCAACAATTTACCACCAACAATCTGCTGGTATAAAGTTAAGGAACAAGATATTTGTCTCAATGACAACAATAGCAATCACATCAAGACAGAATGGAAAATGTCAAATCCGTCAGAAGGGATATTCTACTTGTTATTTCAAAGCATCATCATCAGTGATTCAGGTGAATATCAGTGTGAAGGTGGAGGCAGTAGGAGTCACATCATCTACATCAATGTTTATG ATATGGACACAAACGACACACGTAAACCAATAACCAATGACACAA ACGACAAACCCGAAAGTGATCCAGCAGATACATTTTTGATGTATATGTACTCTGCTGCTGGGATTGGTTCCTTTGTCATCATAGTGATTATTATTTCTGTGATATGCATGGTAGGGTGTAAAG GGAAGtcaaagaaagagaaacaaaaagaaaatcag TACATGGAGATGCCGTTGGCTGAGCGAGTCGTCCCAAACACCACCGGGATCCAGCACTCACCAAGAGGAAGCCCCAACCCGCTGCCACCCCGCAGGCCCAGCGGGAGAAAAACCACAGGGCAACCTGCGGAGCTGACGCCATCGAGAGACAACCAGCCGCCTTACGGCCAGAGGACACGAGACAGAAACAGGAATGGGGCGCAGGCGGAGGAAGCAGGTTCTGTTGTGTATGCTGCTCTCAACCATGTACCCCCACAGAGGGAAGCTCCCCAGCCACAGAGGCAGATAGAGGAGACAGAGTATGCAGCTATACGTTTGGTTTGA